TCCTCGACCTGCGGGGCTGGGCCACCGGCGAGACCCACGACTTTGAATCCCAGTACCTCCACGGCCTCGTCGGCCCGCTCGACGAGGTACCCGCCCGCTACGAGGAACGCTCGCCCATCGAGCACGTCGACCGGGTCACGACCCCCTTCCTGCTGCTCCAGGGGCTCGACGACGTCATCTGCCCGCCCGCCCAGGCCGAGCGCTTCCTCGCGCGGATGGCCGGCCGTGGCGTCCCGCACGCCTACCTCGCCTTCGCCGGGGAGGGGCACGGCTTCCGCAAGGCCGACACGATGGTCCGCGCCCTGGAGGCGGAACTCGCCCTGTACGTACGGACCTTCGGCCTCGCCCGTACCGACGTCCCCGACCTGGAGCTCCGCGCGTGAACCCGATCGTCCCGCACGCCACCGTCGAACCCCTGACCCGGGCCGCACGCCTCCGGCCAGGCGCGCGGGTCGCCGTCGTCGCCCCCAGCGGACCCGTGCCCGAGGAGCGTCTCCGGGCCGGTCTCGACATCCTGCGCGGCTGGGGCCTGGAGCCGGTGGTCGCCCCGCACGTCCTGGACACCCACCCCACGCTGGGCTACCTCGCGGGCGCAGACCGGGCGAGGGCCCGCGACCTGACGGAGGCCTGGTGCGACCCCTCGGTCTCGGCGGTGATCTGCGCCCGCGGAGGCTACGGGGTGCAGCGCATGGTGGACCTCGTCGACTGGGCGGCGGTCCGGGCGGCCGGACCCAAGGTGTTCGTCGGCTACAGCGACGTCACCGCCCTGCACGAGGCCTTCGCCGTCCGTCTCGGCCTGGCCACGCTGCACGGACCGATGGTCGCCGCGGCCACGTTCCTGTCGGACCGGCGCACCCAGGAGTCCCTGCGGGCCACCCTGTTCGAGCCGGAGACGGTACGGACGCTCGGCCTGGAGACGGCACGGACCGTGGCCCCCGGGAAGGCCCGGGGAGTCACGCTCGGCGGCTGCCTCAGCCTGCTCGCCGCCGACCTCGGCACGCCGCACGGCAGGCCCTCGGCCCGTGGCGGACTGCTCCTCCTGGAGGACGTGGGGGAGGAGCCGTACCGGCTCGACCGCGTCCTCACTCAACTGCTGCGCTCCGGATGGCTGGACGGCGTCGCGGGCATCGGCCTGGGCTCGTGGGAGGAGTGCGGTCCGTACGAGGAGGTGCGCGCGGTCCTCGTCGACCGGCTGGGCGGCCTCGGCATACCCGTCGTGGAGGAACTGGGCTTCGGGCACAGCGCCACGGCGCTGACGGTCCCGCTGGGAGTGCCCGGCGTGCTGGACGCGGAGGCGTGCGCGCTGACCCTGGACGCGCCGGCGCTGGTCTGAGGCGTCCGGCCCGGGTGAACGGCCGGTAGACCGAACTTCACTGAATCTTCGTCAGCAACTTCGGCGCCCGTATTGACGCTGTGCTTACACGTGTCACAACATGGGCGCGGCCCCACTTACTTACCGGTAGGTAAGCGGTTGGCGGGGCCACTCATGCGTCCTTGGTGTGGAGGCCCCCCGTGTCCCGTGCTCTGCCCAGATCCCGCAAGATCCTCGCTCTGATCGCCGGTACGGCGATGGCGGCACCGCTCGCCCTCGCCGGTCCGGTGAGTGCCGCCGAACCCGGCGCGTTCACCGTCACCCCGCTCACGTTCACCGTCGACGCCGGTGGTCGCACCTGCACCGTCGAGGCCGATCTCTACCGGCCCGCCGGGGTCGACGCCGCCAGTCCGGCCCCCGCGATCCTCGCCACCAACGGCTTCGGCGGCAGCAAGGCGGACGGCCAGACCGACGTCCTCGGCAAGGCCTTCGCGGCCCGCGGCTACGTCGGCCTCGTCTACTCCGGGCTCGGCTTCGGCAAGTCCGGCTGCCTGATCTCCCTCGACGACCCGGCCATCGACGGACAGGCCGCGGCCCGGCTCGTCGACTTCCTCGCCGGCACCCGCGCCGCCGACGACGGCACCCGCGTCGACTACGTCACCAAGGACGGGGCCGGAGACCCCCGGGTCGGCATGATCGGCGGCTCCTACGGCGGCGCCGTCCAGCTGGCCGCCGCCTCCGTGGACCCCCGGCTCGACGCCCTCGTCCCCCTGATCACCTGGAACGACCTGGCCTACGCCCTGGCCCCCAACGGGGCCGACCGCGCCACCCCCGGCGTCTTCAAGTGGCAGTGGTCCAACGGCTTCTACCTGATGGGGGAGGGCCAGACCCTGCTCTCGCCCTCGCTCGACCCGAGCCGGATCAACTCCCTGAACTGCCTGCACTTCGTCACCAGCGCCTGCGACACCGTCCGGCTCCTGAACTCCGGCGACTTCCCTGCGGCCGCCACCAAGAAGATGCTCGACTACGCCCGGAGCGTCTCCCCGGCCTCGTACCTGGACCGGGTCAAGGCGCCGACGCTGCTCATCCAGGGCCAGACCGACAGCCTCTTCAACCTCAACGAGGCCCAGGACACGTACGAGAAGCTCGAAGCGCACGGTGTCGAGACCAAGATGATCTGGCAGTCCTGGGGTCACAGCGGCGGCCTCATCAACCCCATCGACGGTGAACTCGACCTCGCCAAGGGCAACCTGGAGACGAGCTACGTCGGACAGCGCATCCTCGCCTGGTTCGACCGCTACCTGCAGGGCGACCAGAACGTGGACACCGGCGCCGAGTTCGCCTACTACCGCGACTGGCAGAGCGGCTACGGCACCGCCTCCACCGTTCCCGCGCTCAGCCAGAAGCTGTACCTGTCCGGCGACGGCAAGCTCGTCGACAACCGGTCCAAGGTCGCCCTCGGCCTGCGGGGATACAGCAACTGGCTGATCCCGACGAGCCACTCCGAGGTCTCGCTGGCCGGCCTGATCGGGCTCCCCGACGCCCCGCTCTCCGACACCGAGGGCACCTACCTCGGCTGGACGAGCGCGCCGCTGGCCGCCCCGGTCGACGTCGTCGGCTCACCCAAGGCCACGCTCAAGGTCATCTCCCCGAGCGCGGAGCTCGTCCAGAACTCCGGGGACGCCGCCGACAAGCTGGTGCTCTTCGCCAAGGTCTACGACATCGCGCCGGACGGCAAGAAGACCCTGGTCAACAAGCTCGTCGCGCCGGTCCGGGTGCCGGACGTGACGCGCCCGTTCACGGTCGAGCTGCCGGGCATCGTGCACCGCTACGAGACCGGCCACCGCATGGAGTTCGTGATCGCGGCCAGCGACTCGGCCTACTTCGGCAACCGGGGCATCAAGCCCGTGGTCGTCACCAGCACCCCCGACGACACGGGGACGCTGGAGCTGCCGATCGTCGCCGGCAGGGTCGGCTAGGGCCTGTCTGAGCCGCGGCGTCGGACACGACCTAGACGGTGTCGGGAAGCGGGGCCTTGTCGGGCTTGCCCTGGGTCCCGTCGGCCGAGTCGTGGCTTGAGCGGCGGGTGCGCTCCGCCCATGCGGCCACCGGCGGGCCTGCCGCGCCCAGAGCCGCGAAGAAGACGCCGAGCAGCAGCCAGCCCGCGTGTCCCAGCCCGAGGACCGCTGTCGTGAGGATCAACGGAGCCAGGGCCTGTCCGGCGTCGAAGCCGATGCCGAAGAAGCCCTGGTACTGCCCCTGGGCGTGGTCGGGGGCGAGACCGAAGCCGAGCGCGAAGCCGCCCGAGGACTCCCATACCTCTCCGAGGCTGTGCACGCACACGGCGAGGATGGCGAGTCCCGGCGCGACCCAGGCCGGGACGTCCGCGGTCAGGGCCATCAAGGGGCAGCTGATCAGGAAGAGCAGCCCGGCGAAGCGGAACGCCCGGCCGCCCTGGCGCGGTGTCTCCACCCGGGAGCCGATCCTGCTCTGGAGCAGCACGCATACCCCGCTGTTGACCGCGTAGACCGCCGCCACGGTCCAGCGGGGCGCGTCGGTGTGGGCGGAGAGCCAGATCGGCAGCAGCAGGGAGACGGTCTGGTACTGCAGGCCCATGGCGCCGTAGAGCGCGACGAAGCACACGTACGGCCGGTCGGCCAGGACGGCCCAGCGGTGGTGTTCCTTGGGCCGGGGCAGGGGCTGGTAGTTCGGGACGCCCATCAGGGCGATCAGGCCGGCGCCGGCGAAGCTTGCGGCGTTGGCGAGGATGAGCACGGTGTATGCCGAGCGGGTGTCGACCGAGACGGCGAAGGCGGCGCCGAGGGTGCCCAGGACCACGCCGAGGTTGACGAACGTGCGGAGTTTCGCCCTGAAGGCGGCCGGGCGTTCACCGCCGGTGCGGGCGATGAGCCCACCGCCCGCGGCGCCGGCCGCCGTCGCCGCCAGCCGGTCCAGGGTGGCGATGAGCGTGAACGTGAGCCAGTCGGTGATGAAGACGAACGCGGCCATCGTCACGGCCTGCATCGCGAGGGCGGTCAGCCAGACCGTGCGCGGTCCGTACCGGTCGGCCAGATTCCCTGCCGGGATACCGGCCAGCAGCCCGGTCAGCCCGGCGATCGTGAGGCCGACGCCGACCTGTGCGGCGGGAAGATGCACCACCAGCGTGAAGTAGAGCACCGCGGCGGTGTTGAACAGCCCGTTGCCCACCCGGCTGACGAAGCTCGCGAGGATGAGAGCGCGCTGCGGACCGGCCGGCCCCAGCACGTGGGATATCCGCGGCCTGGTGCTCTTCCCGATCATGCGCGTCAGGCTAACAGCGGCCCCGAGGGCACCCTCCGCCCGGCCCGCCCGGGTGTCCCGACAGGCCGAGCGGCAGGACTCGCGCTAGAGCGAGGCGTACCCGGGGCGGACGACCTCGTCGATCAGCCGCCGCCGCTCCGGCAGCGGCAGGAAGGCCGCGTCCAGGGCCGCCACCGTGAACTCCTCGAACACCTCGGGGCCGTAGCCGAAGGCGTCCACCATGTGCTGGAACTCCTCGCTCATGGTGGTGCCGGAGACCAGGCGGTTGTCGGTGTTGAGCGTGATCCGGAAGCCGAGGCGGCGCAGCTCGTCGATCGGGTGCGAGGCGTAGTCCTTGGCGGCACCGGTCTGGAGGTTGGATGTCGGGCAGACCTCCAGGGCGATGCGGTTGTCCCGGACGTACGAGGCGAGCCGGCCCAGGGTGCCGTCCTCGGCTATGTCGTCCGTGATGCGCACGCCGTGGCCGATCCGCTCCGTGCCGCAGACCTGCACGGCCTCGTGGATGGACTCCGCGCCGACGGCCTCTCCCGCGTGGATCGTGAAGTGGCAGTTCTCCCGCTTCAGGTGCTGGAAGGCGGGGAGGTGGCGGGCCGGCGGGTTGCCGATCTCGCCGCCGGCGATGTCGAAGCCCGCGACGCCGTTGTCCCGGTGGGCGACCGTGAGCTGGGCGATCTCCAGCGAGCGGTCCGTGTGGCGCATGCCGGTGAGGAGCGTGCGGACCGTGATCCGGCCTCCGGAGCGGCGCTCGCCCTCACGGAAGCCGTCGTTGACGGCCTCGACCACCTCGTCGAGGGTGAGGCCGCCCTCCAGGTGCTGCTCGGGGGCGTACCGGATCTCGGCGTAGACGACACCGTCCGCAGCGAGGTCCTCGGCGCACTCGGCCGCGATGCGGGTCAGCGCCTCGCGGGTCTGCATCACCGCGCAGGTGTGGGCGAAGGTCTCCAGGTACCGCTCCAGCGAGCCGGAGTCGGCGGCGTCCCGGAACCAGACCGCGAGCTCGGCCGGGTCCTCGGTCGGCAGCGCGGTGTAGCCGCACTCCCGCGCCAGTTCGACGATCGTCGAGGGGCGCAGTCCACCGTCGAGGTGGTCGTGGAGAACGGCCTTGGGGGCCCGGCGGATCCACTCGGAGACGGTGGCGGCGGCAGGCGTGGCAGGGTTGTCAGACAAGTGCATGGCGGGGAAGTGTACGCCACGGCCGCCGGGAGCGCGCCGACGGCAGCGGGGGAGGGCGCCGGAAGCAGCGGGGGAGGGCGCCGGAGGGGCGGTACGCCCTAGTGGGACTGGAGTACCGGCAGGGCCGGGGTGCCCGTCGGGAGCATGTGTTTGGCGGCCAGGATCGGGGTCTCCCCGACCCGTACGACCTGGGTGATCAGCACGGCGGGGGTGTCCGCCGGGCGGCCGAGCTGGTCTCCGCGCCGCCGGCCCAGCAGCGTCGCGGTGATGCCGCTGTGCGCGCTCAGGGCCGTCTCGCGGGACGCCCCGACGAGGACCGCGAGCATCGAGACGGCGGGGCCGGGCCCACCGGCCTTCGCGCGGACGTCCTGCGCCGTCGCCCGCAGCGCGCGGGCGAACTCGGGGTGTGCCCGGTCGAGGACGTCGTCGGCCGCCGCCCACTCGTGGCTCAGCGCCGCCGTCGTACCCTCTCCCGTCAGCACGGACTCCCAGAACCGCAGTTCGGCGCGGGCCGGGGCGAGCAGGTGCTGTGTGGTGAAGTCGGTGGGCTCCTCGACGGTCCGCAGCAGCGCCCGCACCCGCAGGGGGCTGCCCGCGCCGATCAGCTCCTCCAGCGGCTGGACGTGCTCGAAGCCCCGGCGCGGTGGCCGGTCGTTGACGGTCCGGCCGACCCCTCGGCGTACCGTCAGCAGGCCGTCCTCCTGGAGCAGCAGGAGCGCCTCGCGCAGGGCGGGCCGGCTCACGCCCAGTTCGGTGGCGAGCTTCGGTTCGGAGGGGAGTGTCGAGCCCGGCGGGTAGGTGCCGTCGTGGACGGCGTCCGCGATCCGCTCGTAGAGCGCCACGACCGGCCGTCGCCGCTGCCCGCTGACCGCCACGGCCGCCTCCTCGTCTGGATCTCCGCCGGTGTCCGGGACCACGGTAGCCGCCCACGTTGTCTGACAAGTCACCCGTACGGCTCTCCTCACCGTCACGGTGAGGCCCCGATCACCCCATTCTGGTCCCACGGCTGGTCCCACGGCACGGGCCGGGTAGGGCCGACGGGTACGACCGACGGGCACCACCGACGGCACGACGGAGGAGAGGGCCGGGCATGAGTCCCAAGGAGACGTCAGGGGCATCCCGCACGGGCACGTCCCGGTTCAGCGGAGCCTTCACCCCGGGCCGGATCGCGATGACGGTGGTCGCGGTCCTCACCCTGGTCTTCATCTTCGAGAACACCCGGGAGGTCAGGATCCGGATCCTGATCCCCGAGGTATCCATGCCGCTCTACCTGGCGCTCCTGGCGACCGCCGTCCTCGGTGCCGCCTGTGGCTACTACGCCGCGGCCAGGAGGCAGAAGTGAGGCGGGCCGCCGTCGTGGGCGCGACCGCCGTCCTCGCGCTCGCGGCCGTCGCCGTCACCTCGTCCGAGGAGTCCGCCGTGCCCGGCGAGGAGGGAGGGACGCGCCCGATGCCGGACTTCCTGGGCGGCCGGCTGTGGCGGGTCTTCACCGGGCTCGATCCCCGCACCCGCCTCGACGTCCATGACGTGAGCGGGCGGGACCGGCGGGTGCTGTGGCCGCCGAACTGGCGGGTGTGCACGCAGTACCCGGCGGTGGGTACGACCCTGGACCGGCGGACCACCGTCATGATCGGAGTCGTACGCCGGGGCGAGACCTGCCCGCCCCGGGTCCGCACCGCCCGCCGCTGAGCCCTGCGGCACCGCCCCGGTCCACCGCGGGCCGGGCCGGTGCCGGATCAGGGGGGCGCCGGGGTACCGGTGGCCCTAATCTGGGCCCATGCCCGACGATGGTGGACGCCTTCTCGCCGCCGGGCCCCGCGTGGGCCTGCGCCCCTTCTCGCTGGACGACGCCGACGAGTTCACCGCCCGCGCCCGGGAGAGCCGTGAGCTCCACCGGCCCTGGCTGTTCCCGCCGTGCACCCCCGAGGCGTACGCGGGCTACGCGGGCGCGCTCATCGAGGACCCGGCGCGCGCCGGGTTCCTGGTGTGCGAGCACCCCAGGAATCCCGAGCACCCCAGGAATCCCGCAGACCCCGAGTACACCGAGCACCCCGAGCACCCCGAGCACCCCGACCACGCCGAGCGCGGCCGGATCGCCGGTTTCGTCAATATCAACAACATCGTGCGCGGCGCCTTCCGCAGCGGGGCCATCGGCTACGGCGCCTTCGCGCACGCCGCCGGGCGCGGACTGCTCACCGAGGCCCTCGGGCTGCTCGTCACGTACGCCTTCGGGCCGCTGGAGCTGCACCGCCTGGAGGCGAACATCCAGCCGGGCAACATCGCCTCCCGCGCCCTCGTCCGCCGCGCGGGCTTCCGCCTGGAGGGCTTCTCTCCCGCGATGCTGTTCGTCGACGGGGCCTGGCGGGACCACGAGCGCTGGGCGATCACCGCACCCGAGCCGCGCCGGGGGGCCGGTCAGCGCTTGTAGTTGATCTTCATGGTGTCGAGATCGGTCACGGTCGAGCGCAGTCCCTTGTACCCGTGGCCGAGCTCCTCGAGAGCGGTCTCCACCCGGTCCTCCGCGAGCGCGCCCGCCATCTCCTCGCCGTCCGCCGCGTCGGAGACGACGACCAGGCGGTACGAGAAGTGCTTCAGCGTCCGGTCGTAGGTCAGCGAGCCCTCCTCCGTGAACTGCATCGCGGTCAGTCCGTGCGCGTCCACCTCGGCGAGCAGCCGGGTCCGGCTGTCCTCCGACAGGCCGTCGAACGTTCCGCGCACGATGACCCGGTAGGTGTGCTGCGTGCCCATGCCTCGTA
Above is a genomic segment from Streptomyces sp. NBC_00094 containing:
- a CDS encoding GNAT family N-acetyltransferase, with protein sequence MPDDGGRLLAAGPRVGLRPFSLDDADEFTARARESRELHRPWLFPPCTPEAYAGYAGALIEDPARAGFLVCEHPRNPEHPRNPADPEYTEHPEHPEHPDHAERGRIAGFVNINNIVRGAFRSGAIGYGAFAHAAGRGLLTEALGLLVTYAFGPLELHRLEANIQPGNIASRALVRRAGFRLEGFSPAMLFVDGAWRDHERWAITAPEPRRGAGQRL
- a CDS encoding LD-carboxypeptidase produces the protein MNPIVPHATVEPLTRAARLRPGARVAVVAPSGPVPEERLRAGLDILRGWGLEPVVAPHVLDTHPTLGYLAGADRARARDLTEAWCDPSVSAVICARGGYGVQRMVDLVDWAAVRAAGPKVFVGYSDVTALHEAFAVRLGLATLHGPMVAAATFLSDRRTQESLRATLFEPETVRTLGLETARTVAPGKARGVTLGGCLSLLAADLGTPHGRPSARGGLLLLEDVGEEPYRLDRVLTQLLRSGWLDGVAGIGLGSWEECGPYEEVRAVLVDRLGGLGIPVVEELGFGHSATALTVPLGVPGVLDAEACALTLDAPALV
- a CDS encoding adenosine deaminase, with the protein product MHLSDNPATPAAATVSEWIRRAPKAVLHDHLDGGLRPSTIVELARECGYTALPTEDPAELAVWFRDAADSGSLERYLETFAHTCAVMQTREALTRIAAECAEDLAADGVVYAEIRYAPEQHLEGGLTLDEVVEAVNDGFREGERRSGGRITVRTLLTGMRHTDRSLEIAQLTVAHRDNGVAGFDIAGGEIGNPPARHLPAFQHLKRENCHFTIHAGEAVGAESIHEAVQVCGTERIGHGVRITDDIAEDGTLGRLASYVRDNRIALEVCPTSNLQTGAAKDYASHPIDELRRLGFRITLNTDNRLVSGTTMSEEFQHMVDAFGYGPEVFEEFTVAALDAAFLPLPERRRLIDEVVRPGYASL
- a CDS encoding CocE/NonD family hydrolase, producing MAAPLALAGPVSAAEPGAFTVTPLTFTVDAGGRTCTVEADLYRPAGVDAASPAPAILATNGFGGSKADGQTDVLGKAFAARGYVGLVYSGLGFGKSGCLISLDDPAIDGQAAARLVDFLAGTRAADDGTRVDYVTKDGAGDPRVGMIGGSYGGAVQLAAASVDPRLDALVPLITWNDLAYALAPNGADRATPGVFKWQWSNGFYLMGEGQTLLSPSLDPSRINSLNCLHFVTSACDTVRLLNSGDFPAAATKKMLDYARSVSPASYLDRVKAPTLLIQGQTDSLFNLNEAQDTYEKLEAHGVETKMIWQSWGHSGGLINPIDGELDLAKGNLETSYVGQRILAWFDRYLQGDQNVDTGAEFAYYRDWQSGYGTASTVPALSQKLYLSGDGKLVDNRSKVALGLRGYSNWLIPTSHSEVSLAGLIGLPDAPLSDTEGTYLGWTSAPLAAPVDVVGSPKATLKVISPSAELVQNSGDAADKLVLFAKVYDIAPDGKKTLVNKLVAPVRVPDVTRPFTVELPGIVHRYETGHRMEFVIAASDSAYFGNRGIKPVVVTSTPDDTGTLELPIVAGRVG
- a CDS encoding MFS transporter, with the translated sequence MIGKSTRPRISHVLGPAGPQRALILASFVSRVGNGLFNTAAVLYFTLVVHLPAAQVGVGLTIAGLTGLLAGIPAGNLADRYGPRTVWLTALAMQAVTMAAFVFITDWLTFTLIATLDRLAATAAGAAGGGLIARTGGERPAAFRAKLRTFVNLGVVLGTLGAAFAVSVDTRSAYTVLILANAASFAGAGLIALMGVPNYQPLPRPKEHHRWAVLADRPYVCFVALYGAMGLQYQTVSLLLPIWLSAHTDAPRWTVAAVYAVNSGVCVLLQSRIGSRVETPRQGGRAFRFAGLLFLISCPLMALTADVPAWVAPGLAILAVCVHSLGEVWESSGGFALGFGLAPDHAQGQYQGFFGIGFDAGQALAPLILTTAVLGLGHAGWLLLGVFFAALGAAGPPVAAWAERTRRSSHDSADGTQGKPDKAPLPDTV
- a CDS encoding DUF6204 family protein → MGTQHTYRVIVRGTFDGLSEDSRTRLLAEVDAHGLTAMQFTEEGSLTYDRTLKHFSYRLVVVSDAADGEEMAGALAEDRVETALEELGHGYKGLRSTVTDLDTMKINYKR
- a CDS encoding GntR family transcriptional regulator; this translates as MAVSGQRRRPVVALYERIADAVHDGTYPPGSTLPSEPKLATELGVSRPALREALLLLQEDGLLTVRRGVGRTVNDRPPRRGFEHVQPLEELIGAGSPLRVRALLRTVEEPTDFTTQHLLAPARAELRFWESVLTGEGTTAALSHEWAAADDVLDRAHPEFARALRATAQDVRAKAGGPGPAVSMLAVLVGASRETALSAHSGITATLLGRRRGDQLGRPADTPAVLITQVVRVGETPILAAKHMLPTGTPALPVLQSH
- a CDS encoding DUF1049 domain-containing protein, which codes for MSPKETSGASRTGTSRFSGAFTPGRIAMTVVAVLTLVFIFENTREVRIRILIPEVSMPLYLALLATAVLGAACGYYAAARRQK